A window of Pedobacter lusitanus contains these coding sequences:
- a CDS encoding helix-turn-helix domain-containing protein, which translates to MEGKVKLDLIEQHVVDFVRKLRADKKLRQEDIAYIIGVKASFIGNVENSGNPAKYNLKHINVFADHFGLSPKDFLPNTALIEKKDKKLQC; encoded by the coding sequence ATGGAAGGAAAGGTAAAACTCGATCTTATTGAACAACATGTAGTTGATTTCGTCAGAAAATTAAGAGCTGACAAGAAATTAAGGCAGGAAGATATTGCCTACATCATCGGGGTTAAAGCGTCTTTTATTGGTAATGTGGAAAACAGCGGTAACCCGGCAAAATACAATCTGAAACACATCAATGTATTCGCAGATCACTTTGGATTATCCCCAAAAGATTTTCTTCCGAATACTGCATTGATTGAAAAAAAGGACAAAAAGCTACAGTGCTGA